The Pirellulimonas nuda genome includes a region encoding these proteins:
- a CDS encoding DUF1559 family PulG-like putative transporter — MRFRLTTLLYVFALIAVGIRIFGAAGLLVAALVPGFWWWVREWLRRPLFAATSVALLVATAILGALVFPFDTVRTPSYRNMEASVIKQCALALASYQRDHGALPPPCTKDKNGKPLHSWRTLLLPYLEEPELYKRIRLDEPWDSPANLAVFESTHVLGLTSPTFQLYGLPDDGAYYLAVTGDGTLWGPPPLANMQSCAADRVLVVQTAIKQAKWYEPVDLTIDEFTSLMTGDDQYEMNTVHQGYFATSYCQIRRRQGRAVAMRDCLVRFANRTKDAAAARSLVLVTDDPIEVHEIANLDWPSKGTVTRLVGVQVHWGRVWNVAVFVALALLPARWVFRRRADA, encoded by the coding sequence ATGCGGTTCCGGCTTACCACGCTGCTGTACGTGTTTGCGCTAATCGCGGTGGGCATCCGGATCTTCGGCGCCGCGGGGCTGTTGGTAGCGGCGCTCGTGCCGGGGTTTTGGTGGTGGGTGCGCGAATGGCTGCGGCGACCGCTGTTTGCCGCCACCTCTGTTGCACTGCTAGTTGCGACCGCAATCCTGGGCGCACTCGTTTTCCCCTTCGACACAGTGCGCACCCCGAGCTACCGCAACATGGAGGCGTCCGTAATCAAGCAGTGCGCTCTTGCCCTCGCAAGCTATCAACGGGACCACGGCGCCTTGCCGCCTCCCTGCACGAAGGACAAAAATGGGAAGCCGCTGCATAGCTGGCGGACGTTGCTGTTGCCCTACCTCGAGGAGCCAGAGCTCTACAAGAGGATCCGGCTAGACGAACCCTGGGACAGCCCAGCAAATCTAGCCGTGTTCGAGTCGACCCATGTATTGGGCCTGACGAGCCCGACCTTTCAACTCTACGGCTTGCCAGACGACGGGGCCTATTATCTAGCCGTTACCGGTGACGGCACGTTGTGGGGCCCGCCGCCTCTGGCGAACATGCAATCATGCGCCGCGGATCGTGTGCTGGTCGTGCAGACCGCGATCAAGCAAGCGAAGTGGTACGAACCGGTCGATCTGACAATCGACGAGTTCACAAGCCTGATGACGGGAGACGATCAGTACGAGATGAACACAGTCCACCAGGGATACTTCGCGACCAGCTACTGCCAGATTCGCAGACGACAAGGCCGAGCCGTCGCGATGAGAGATTGCTTAGTGCGGTTCGCAAATCGTACCAAAGATGCCGCCGCCGCCAGATCGCTCGTGCTCGTCACCGACGATCCGATCGAGGTCCACGAGATCGCCAACCTCGACTGGCCATCCAAGGGTACCGTCACGCGGCTCGTCGGGGTCCAGGTCCACTGGGGCCGCGTCTGGAACGTGGCGGTGTTTGTGGCGCTGGCGTTGCTCCCGGCGCGGTGGGTGTTCCGCCGACGCGCCGACGCGTAG
- a CDS encoding FliM/FliN family flagellar motor C-terminal domain-containing protein, whose product MPDPTPTPEKPRPRDFRELPPYARTLLQVRVQVSVTLAAKRQKVEEVMALVPGSLLMFDKPCDAMLEMSVGDRPFAEGDVVKVGEKFGLRLDRMLMPDEHFLPVRRTG is encoded by the coding sequence ATGCCGGATCCCACACCCACGCCCGAAAAGCCCCGGCCCCGCGACTTCCGCGAGCTGCCCCCGTACGCCCGCACGCTGCTGCAGGTGCGGGTGCAGGTGAGCGTGACGCTGGCGGCCAAGCGGCAGAAGGTGGAAGAAGTGATGGCCCTGGTGCCGGGGTCGCTGCTGATGTTCGACAAGCCTTGCGACGCGATGCTGGAGATGTCGGTCGGCGACCGCCCGTTTGCCGAGGGAGACGTGGTGAAGGTCGGCGAGAAGTTCGGCCTGCGGCTCGACCGCATGCTGATGCCCGACGAGCACTTTCTACCGGTGCGTCGGACGGGGTAG
- a CDS encoding SDR family NAD(P)-dependent oxidoreductase, translating to MPDWTGKTALVTGGSAGLGLAIAGAIRRRGADVVLVARNQSQLAQACAGLPGAVALSADLAVGGEATRVVNETAARFGRLDLVVHAAGRSTRGRVVDTPREQFEALLALNTLAAIELAQAAAPSLVASRGSLVLIGSLATHVAPKFLGAYPVSKHPLAALAQQLRLELGPEGMHTLLVCPGPIARADSADRYADQAADLPPEARKPGGGAKVRALDPQRLAEQILAACDKRKAELVIPKKARLLFALSRLFPEWGDRLLNKKME from the coding sequence ATGCCCGACTGGACCGGCAAAACCGCCCTCGTGACCGGCGGTTCGGCGGGCCTGGGGCTGGCGATCGCCGGGGCGATCCGGCGGCGCGGGGCCGACGTGGTGCTGGTCGCCCGCAACCAGTCCCAACTCGCGCAGGCGTGCGCGGGGCTCCCCGGCGCGGTAGCGCTGTCGGCCGACCTCGCGGTCGGCGGCGAGGCGACGCGCGTGGTGAACGAGACGGCCGCCCGGTTCGGCCGGCTCGACCTGGTGGTGCACGCCGCGGGGCGGTCGACCCGCGGTCGCGTCGTCGACACCCCCCGCGAACAGTTCGAGGCGCTGCTGGCGCTGAACACGCTGGCGGCCATCGAACTGGCCCAGGCCGCGGCGCCGTCGCTGGTCGCCTCACGCGGGTCGCTGGTGCTGATCGGCTCGCTGGCGACGCACGTGGCCCCCAAGTTTCTGGGCGCCTACCCGGTGAGCAAGCACCCGCTGGCGGCCCTTGCCCAGCAGTTGCGGCTGGAGCTCGGCCCCGAGGGGATGCACACGCTGTTGGTCTGCCCCGGCCCGATCGCCCGCGCCGACTCCGCCGATCGCTACGCAGACCAGGCCGCCGACCTCCCCCCCGAAGCCCGCAAACCGGGCGGGGGCGCCAAGGTGCGGGCCCTCGACCCGCAGCGGCTCGCCGAGCAGATATTGGCTGCCTGCGATAAGCGGAAAGCGGAGCTGGTGATTCCCAAGAAAGCGCGGCTGCTGTTCGCGCTTTCGAGGCTGTTTCCCGAGTGGGGCGATCGGCTGCTCAACAAGAAAATGGAGTAG
- the nadA gene encoding quinolinate synthase NadA — MTVMLESAHPLPPYKSLSNDELVERIDAVRADLGPKLLILGHHYQQDEVIARADLRGDSYQLSQMAADSTDCRMIAFCGVHFMAETADILANRPEKLAERGGERVQVVLPDLAAGCSMADMAGIAQIEDAWDALGEVIDTQRLIPVTYINSAASLKAFVGRHGGIVCTSSNARAAIEWAFKRGDKVMFFPDQHLGRNTAMGMGIPLDQMPVWDPYALDGLGGSTEQQLQKSKVILWKGHCSVHQMFRPEHVHSLREKHPGIQILVHPECPRDVFELADYSGSTGKIIRTVQEAPPGTKWAIGTELHLVNRLKQEHPEQEVYFLSPVVCMCATMYRIDLAHLCWSLENMQAGSPVNVIEVDEETARWSLVALERMLEVK; from the coding sequence ATGACCGTGATGCTTGAATCCGCACACCCGCTCCCCCCCTACAAATCGCTCAGCAACGACGAGCTGGTCGAGCGGATCGACGCCGTGCGGGCCGATTTGGGCCCCAAGCTGCTGATCCTGGGGCACCACTACCAGCAGGACGAGGTGATCGCCCGGGCCGACCTGCGGGGAGACAGCTACCAGCTCAGCCAAATGGCGGCCGACAGCACGGACTGCCGGATGATCGCCTTCTGCGGCGTCCACTTCATGGCGGAGACCGCAGACATCCTCGCCAACCGCCCAGAGAAGCTCGCGGAGCGGGGCGGCGAGCGTGTCCAAGTGGTCCTCCCCGACCTCGCGGCCGGCTGCTCGATGGCGGACATGGCCGGCATCGCCCAGATCGAAGACGCCTGGGACGCGCTCGGCGAGGTGATCGACACCCAGCGGCTGATCCCGGTCACCTACATCAACTCGGCCGCCAGCCTGAAGGCGTTCGTCGGCCGGCACGGCGGCATCGTCTGCACCAGCAGCAACGCCCGGGCCGCCATCGAGTGGGCGTTCAAGCGGGGCGACAAAGTCATGTTCTTCCCGGACCAGCACCTGGGGCGCAACACCGCGATGGGGATGGGCATCCCGCTCGACCAGATGCCGGTGTGGGACCCCTACGCCCTTGACGGCCTGGGCGGAAGCACGGAGCAGCAACTGCAAAAGAGCAAGGTCATCCTCTGGAAAGGCCACTGCAGCGTCCACCAGATGTTCCGCCCCGAGCACGTCCACTCGCTTAGAGAAAAACATCCGGGCATCCAGATCCTCGTCCACCCCGAGTGCCCCCGCGACGTGTTCGAGCTGGCCGACTACTCCGGCTCCACCGGCAAGATCATCCGCACGGTCCAAGAGGCGCCCCCGGGCACGAAGTGGGCCATCGGCACCGAGCTGCACCTGGTGAACCGCCTCAAGCAAGAACACCCCGAACAAGAGGTGTACTTCCTCTCGCCGGTGGTCTGCATGTGCGCCACCATGTACCGCATCGATCTGGCGCACCTCTGTTGGAGCCTGGAGAATATGCAAGCGGGGTCACCCGTGAACGTGATCGAGGTAGATGAAGAGACGGCGCGCTGGAGCCTGGTGGCGCTGGAGCGGATGCTGGAAGTGAAGTAG
- a CDS encoding type II toxin-antitoxin system RelE/ParE family toxin — translation MLIYRDEDDVPLATWFRELNARNRPAAAKCIALIGLLESFGSELRRPRADYLSDGVYELRTEVRGVNYRILYGFVGKNVALLSHGLTKEGKIKAKEIDLAVARLERVRNDPDRFTASVEELR, via the coding sequence TTGCTCATCTACCGTGATGAAGACGATGTGCCGCTTGCCACGTGGTTCCGTGAACTCAATGCGAGAAATCGCCCTGCGGCAGCCAAGTGTATCGCCTTGATTGGCTTACTCGAATCGTTTGGAAGCGAGCTCAGGCGACCGCGAGCCGACTACCTCAGCGACGGCGTTTACGAGCTGCGAACGGAGGTCCGCGGCGTAAACTACCGAATCCTGTACGGTTTTGTTGGCAAGAATGTCGCACTCCTCAGCCACGGGTTGACGAAAGAAGGTAAGATTAAGGCGAAGGAGATCGATCTGGCCGTCGCTCGACTCGAGCGCGTGCGGAACGACCCTGATCGGTTCACCGCGAGCGTGGAAGAATTGAGATGA
- the pyk gene encoding pyruvate kinase, producing the protein MFTSTEIRGRARTKIIATLGPASSDPKMIAALARAGADVFRLNMAHGGPEEQQPKVDAIRAVSEEIDLPLGILADLGGPKIRLGDVEGDRMLCETDAEFFFVEGDVSSAPNELTCTYEPLVEELSVGDMVMLADGTVSMRVEQKLADRVRTRVIQRGVIRSRQGINLPDVRLSAPAISVVDHQHALWAAKAGVDFVSLSFVRAPDEVRALRDILRSAGSKAPVVSKIEKREAIERLDEIIEASDAVMVARGDLGVEIDVAQMPVEQKRIVNTCHRYQKPAIIATQMLDSMHESTRPKRSEVTDVANAVLDGADACMLSGETAIGKYPLEAVQMMNRICLAIEESIAGRPPKADANPKPTLHPITRAVVQGAGEMAYSLKAKLVFCASHSGATALGLSQQRSFVPTIGVSTSEKTLRKMSLYWGVTPLRHAPAQDMQQLIRHADRWACSVGLAKKGDRIVIVGGSHLAAGPEQKEMARGVHDIVIVHEVEGE; encoded by the coding sequence ATGTTTACGTCGACCGAAATCCGCGGCCGCGCCCGCACCAAGATCATCGCCACGCTCGGCCCGGCCTCTTCGGACCCGAAGATGATCGCCGCCCTGGCCCGCGCCGGCGCGGACGTGTTCCGCCTGAACATGGCCCACGGCGGCCCCGAGGAGCAGCAGCCCAAGGTCGACGCCATCCGCGCCGTCAGCGAAGAGATCGACCTCCCGCTGGGGATCCTGGCGGACCTGGGGGGCCCCAAGATACGCCTGGGCGACGTCGAAGGAGACCGCATGCTGTGCGAGACCGACGCCGAGTTCTTCTTTGTCGAGGGCGACGTCTCCAGCGCCCCCAACGAGCTCACCTGCACCTACGAGCCGCTGGTCGAAGAGCTGTCGGTGGGAGACATGGTGATGCTGGCCGACGGCACCGTGAGCATGCGGGTGGAGCAGAAGCTCGCCGACCGGGTCCGCACGCGCGTGATCCAACGCGGCGTGATCCGCAGCCGGCAAGGGATCAACCTCCCCGACGTGCGGCTCAGCGCGCCGGCCATTAGCGTCGTCGACCACCAGCACGCCCTGTGGGCCGCCAAGGCGGGGGTCGACTTCGTGAGCCTCAGCTTCGTGCGGGCGCCCGACGAGGTGCGTGCGTTGCGAGACATCCTCCGCTCCGCGGGGAGCAAGGCGCCGGTGGTGTCGAAGATCGAGAAGCGCGAGGCGATCGAGCGTCTGGACGAGATCATCGAGGCGTCCGACGCGGTGATGGTGGCCCGTGGCGACCTGGGGGTCGAGATCGACGTGGCGCAGATGCCGGTCGAGCAGAAGCGGATCGTCAACACCTGCCACCGCTACCAGAAGCCGGCGATCATCGCCACGCAGATGCTGGACAGCATGCACGAATCGACCCGCCCCAAGCGGAGCGAGGTGACCGACGTGGCCAACGCGGTGCTCGACGGCGCCGACGCCTGCATGCTGAGCGGCGAGACCGCCATCGGCAAGTACCCGCTCGAGGCGGTGCAGATGATGAACCGCATCTGCCTGGCGATCGAGGAGAGCATCGCGGGTCGCCCCCCGAAGGCGGACGCCAACCCGAAGCCGACGCTCCACCCCATCACCCGGGCCGTGGTGCAGGGCGCCGGCGAGATGGCCTACAGCCTCAAGGCGAAGCTGGTGTTCTGCGCCAGCCACTCGGGCGCCACGGCGCTGGGCCTCTCGCAGCAGCGCAGCTTCGTGCCGACCATCGGCGTGAGCACCAGCGAGAAGACGCTGCGGAAGATGAGCCTGTACTGGGGGGTCACCCCGCTACGCCACGCCCCGGCGCAAGACATGCAGCAGCTCATCCGCCACGCCGACCGCTGGGCGTGCAGCGTGGGGCTGGCCAAGAAGGGAGACCGCATCGTCATCGTCGGCGGCAGCCACCTCGCCGCGGGCCCCGAGCAGAAAGAGATGGCCCGCGGGGTGCACGATATTGTGATCGTGCACGAGGTGGAGGGGGAGTAG
- a CDS encoding Gfo/Idh/MocA family protein, protein MPSSNSASRRQFLQGSLAAATAPYWWTSSSLAAEATAPSDLPAFAAIGLGGQGSGIANQAAGLGKMVAAADVDSARAARFAGVMEKNHNQKINTVEDYRRLLERKDIDAVTIGVPDHWHTKIAIEAMQAGKDVYCEKPLTLTIDEGKLICKVARDTKRVFQVGTQQRSDRQFSEAIALVRAGRLGDLERVTVGIDQAPYSEALPVAEAPSTLNWDMWLGQAPAVEYRFGKDLKRWYGKKSGGDGGADASNGHYEFRWWYAYSGGKLTDWGAHHMDICQWLIGQNGDGQGPTLVTPTLAEHQVEFDEQGNPKQTDRYSVATRFAFKMDFPNGVEVNLTSEARNGLLVEGTKGRLFVSRGGVTGKPVEELKDNPLPEGAVDEVHGKGRPWNHMQDFVDCIRTRETPISDVFSHHRAITSCHLAGIVGRLNRPVAWDAASEQITGDPIAQAMQQRKQRKGYEIVV, encoded by the coding sequence ATGCCAAGCAGCAACTCCGCGTCCCGTCGCCAGTTCCTGCAGGGTTCGCTCGCCGCAGCGACGGCCCCGTATTGGTGGACTTCTTCCTCGTTGGCGGCCGAAGCCACGGCGCCGAGCGACCTGCCCGCGTTCGCCGCGATCGGCCTCGGCGGTCAGGGGAGCGGCATCGCCAACCAGGCGGCCGGCCTGGGGAAGATGGTCGCCGCGGCGGACGTCGACAGCGCTCGGGCCGCCCGGTTCGCCGGCGTCATGGAGAAGAACCACAACCAGAAGATCAACACTGTTGAGGACTACCGCCGGCTGCTGGAACGCAAGGACATCGACGCGGTGACCATCGGCGTCCCCGACCACTGGCACACGAAGATCGCCATCGAGGCGATGCAGGCCGGCAAGGACGTCTACTGCGAGAAGCCGCTGACGCTCACCATCGACGAGGGCAAGCTGATCTGCAAGGTCGCCCGCGATACGAAGCGGGTGTTCCAGGTCGGCACGCAGCAGCGTTCAGACCGGCAGTTTAGCGAGGCGATCGCGCTGGTTCGGGCCGGCCGGCTGGGCGACCTGGAGCGCGTGACCGTCGGCATCGATCAGGCGCCCTACAGCGAGGCGCTCCCCGTGGCGGAGGCCCCCAGCACGCTCAACTGGGACATGTGGCTCGGCCAGGCGCCGGCCGTGGAGTACCGCTTCGGCAAAGACCTCAAGCGTTGGTACGGCAAGAAGTCCGGCGGCGACGGCGGCGCCGACGCCAGCAACGGGCACTACGAGTTCCGCTGGTGGTACGCCTACTCCGGCGGCAAGCTCACCGACTGGGGCGCCCACCACATGGACATCTGCCAGTGGCTGATCGGCCAGAACGGCGACGGCCAAGGCCCGACGCTCGTCACCCCGACGCTGGCAGAGCACCAGGTCGAGTTCGACGAGCAGGGGAACCCCAAGCAGACCGACCGCTACTCGGTCGCGACGAGGTTCGCGTTCAAAATGGACTTCCCCAACGGGGTCGAGGTAAACCTCACCAGCGAAGCCCGCAACGGGCTGCTGGTCGAAGGGACCAAGGGCCGGCTGTTTGTGAGCCGCGGCGGCGTCACCGGCAAACCGGTCGAGGAGCTGAAAGACAACCCGCTCCCCGAGGGCGCCGTCGACGAGGTCCACGGCAAGGGCCGGCCCTGGAACCACATGCAGGACTTCGTGGACTGCATCCGCACGCGCGAAACGCCCATCTCAGACGTCTTCAGCCACCACCGCGCCATCACCTCCTGCCACCTGGCCGGCATCGTGGGGCGGCTCAACCGCCCCGTGGCGTGGGACGCCGCCAGCGAGCAGATCACCGGCGACCCGATCGCCCAGGCGATGCAGCAGCGCAAGCAGCGGAAGGGGTACGAGATCGTCGTCTAA